From the Octopus sinensis linkage group LG28, ASM634580v1, whole genome shotgun sequence genome, one window contains:
- the LOC118768394 gene encoding protein krueppel-like codes for MPKVTEKPYGCDICNKSFSQKYDLKTHRRIHTGEKPYHCDVCGKSFPKSDALTIHVRVHTGEKPHHCDICGKSFSVSSGLTRHKRTHTGDKPYHCDICDRKFSQTDFLTRHKRTHTGEKPYHCDICGKLFSQAGCLSRHKCLHAR; via the exons ATGCCGAAAGTAACAGAAAAGCCATATGGCTGTGATATCTGTAACAAGAGCTTCTCTCAAAAATATGATCTCAAAACTCACAGACGCATTCacacgggagagaagccatatcactgtgatgtctgtggtaaatctttcccaAAGAGTGATGCCTTGACAATACATGTTCgcgttcatacaggggagaaacctcatcactgtgacatctgtggtaaatcgttttctgTAAGTAGTggcttaactagacacaaacgtactcacacaggggacaaaccatatcactgtgatatctgtgatagaAAATTCTCACAAACTGATTTCTTAACAAGA cacaaacgtactcacacaggagagaaaccatatcactgtgatatctgtggtaaattattttctCAGGCCGGATGCTTATCTAGGCACAAATGCCTTCATGCACGataa